The DNA region ATTAGACAGGGCTGCTTATCTTTGGATTCAAGGTACCCTCAAGACTTTGGTTATATCTTTTAGCAGACATGTGCACTCACATTTTTACAGGCAAAGCCTACCAGGTTTATTGCTGTATTTCCCTGTATGCactatttatttcatatattcctttttttaacagCATGTTTTGAGACTGAGCTACAACCTCTCAGATAATACACAACAGGCAAGAGAAGGCCCatgtaatataaaaatgaaactacaccCAAACGATGATGTCACTGAGACAAGATAAGATGAACAAAGTCCAAGTCGGCAGCCaagctcaaaacaaacaaaatactgtattgaAAAAGCTGCGTGTCTCGGTCAGAGTCTGTGTCTCCTTGCTGATAAAACTTTGGTCCCTGTTGTAAATGAATAAGTGGTGAAGATGAAGGAGCTACACAGAGAGGGACAGTTAAAGAAGAACAAGCACCAGTGAAACAATTAACACTCACAAATGTGTTAATTAGGCATGGAGACGGTTAATAAACTGCTGTAGGTGTCCTAGTGGGGATGCAGCTGACAGCGTGTCATGTCTGACGTGACGTGTACAGAAACTTGCAGCAGGTGACTGATGTGAGTTTAGGTGCGACTTACATAAGTCATCTAAAtgggtttttattattttatgaatcttcctcagctgcctgTACCACCACAGTGTCACTTCTGACCAAACAGTACAGATTTGGTTCGAAACCAATTTCCATTTACTGTTCGTCTCTAAAAAAGGCCAACATCTGCATGGCACATCTGTATCTCCAAACTGATAAACTGGAGTAACCATAATAAAGAGAAACATATAAACCCAATATTATCCCAGAccacacttacacaaacacaaaaacacaacgtAAGGGCTACATTTTTTCCACCCGCaactgtcttttctctctcaaacactAAATCAAAGGTGTGGGCAGATGCTCTTGTTGgcatgtgatgtgtgtggtCTCACCTTGGTACAGAGGACCCTGACAGCCACCTTCCACAAGGCTGTGGCATCGGATCCTGGCTGCACTTCAAACAGCAGATGCTTCTGCTGTCCAGTAGCTAGCTTGGCCGTCCTGGGAGAGATCCAGCAGAAGAGAGAGGGTGCTTTCAATTCAATAAACCATTCTGCATCGTTTTACTGATGTCGTGCTACAGCAGTAAACAGTACAGCGTATGAACACAGctacacatgcaaaaacacacaaagtaatgTCCAATGTTTGCTACATTTGGCTGGGAGTTTCACCTAAATCTAAAGTGTATTCCTGGCCATGTTGAATGGTGGCCAAGACTGCTGTATGTTGTTTACTGTGTGCACTCTGCAGTTTAGGTGCTGTTCACTCCCTCAGAACGCTCTGCTGTGAACTGGTTCAGATCGGATATCCCTAAACGTAATAATATACTGCATAGCCACATTATGCGGCATAAATTACTTTTCTACTTATCAAATGATATCTAAATGTATAGATGAATAAAACTTCTACACAAATAGTCGTTTCATACAATTATTCtgagtttctttttctcacaaCTGAGAATAACTCACTTCAGTCACGTTATGCTGCCTCTCAGTTACTGTCTCTGAGAGCGAGTAAGATAAAATTAAATTGGCAGCAGCAGGGTCTTATGCCTGGGGAGTAAGATGGGCCAAATCCTAGATGGCACAATAGTACTGAAGCTAGCTGTGGAGAGATTAGCTCTCAGTCCAAATAGTCGACCTTTGAAGCCAAAAATCCAAAGCAGGTATCAGGTGTTCAAGTCAAAATTCCTCCAAAGCAAACCTGTTCATTCCACTGCGCCCCCCCACCTCATTAAAGCTGGAAAACAGCTGTATGTTTGTACAACTGAACATCTACCATTCCCGTTATTTGTTCAATTGAGTTTGACTTACACGTCGTTAAGTTCAGCCACTCTTGCCAGAAACTCCTCGTAGGTTAGATAGCCGCTGTCACGTACCAGTCCAGCGTGTTTCACCAGCTTCTCAGGCAGACGGGTCATCACCGCCTGACCCGAGAGCTGCTGGCCCATCCTGGTAGCAGCAGCACTTATGAAACAGCACTGGCAGAAGGTTGCACCTCATTCAGTTCTGCAGAGCCTGGTGGCAAATGAAcagttaaatgtcttttttcatttgttcatttacatGTGTCTATATTTCTTTCTCAGGGACAATTTAGAATTTACTCATTCCTTATTCTGTTTGAATCACTGGAAACTGGAGGTCGGGAACCAGGCTAGGAACAATCTCGTTTAGTTTAACactgttgttgtgtcttgtaGAAATGGCCTAAATGCCACTAGAGGTCATGAAGGCCACTCTCACATTTGCTTTAATTCACTTTTAAAGTCCTGACAGAAGAGGCTAATGAACAGCAAGCATGAGATACAGTATTCAAATTAGAAATATTTAAAGGGTCAATATGTAGTGATGGTTTGTGATTTTTGAGATTTGAAACTGAAAGTGTAAACATAATATTAACAGATTAGCTGACTTCAATTAGTATTTAATTAACATAGTAAACTGGAAACCAAAACCAATTCAGATGGAAATGAATAAACTGAAGTTACATTACATCACACAGAGCAATTATGTTGCCTAATACCTTGATAATACAATATATGACCAAAGGCATGGGGACACccatatgtgattgttgaacatgtCCCATAACCATGGGCATTAACATGCTACTTTACCGGCCTCCGCTCTTCTGGGAAGGCCTTTTCTTTGAGATGTTGAAacatggctgcagggattttctCCCATTCAGCCTGAGGAGCATTAGTGAGCGTTGGCCGCTGGTGTTGGGCAATAAGACCTGGTTGCAGTCTACGTTCCCAAAAGTGTTAGGTGGAGTTGAGATCaggtctctgtgtgtcttccaCACCGAACTGGGAAAACCAGTTCTTTATGGACCTGGTTTTGTGCACGGGCATTATCATGTCAATGGTCAGTATGCACTCTGACGAATATGATTCAGTCCATCTGAACCTGCTAGTTCTTAAAGTGCAATCACACTGAATTAAGGAATGGTTGCATTGAACCTGTGCTAAACTGAGGTAGCTAACTAAAGTGAAAGTCACATCAGCTAACAACAGAAATACATCCTGCAGCAGCGCAACGTTACAGTTGAGCCCACACAACATTTATATAGCAATGGAATATCAACTCGCATTAAAATAAACACCATGATTTCGAATTGAATCGTTGTTGGAAACTCAGACAAACGACCATATGAATAACGCACTGGCAGGAACTGCACCTTGACTGTATTAGCTAAATTAGCATTATGTGATAGCGTCCAACTGATCAGTAAGCTAACGGTGCGGACGTTACATATTTTACGTGTCACGGTGGTGAATGGCAGCAATATTctcctttaaaaaacaatcattttagATTTAATCCACAAATGATCCTCAATTCAAACACGACCTGCTAATCTTAAGTAACAGCGTCATACTTCTTAACGGCATTTTGCTAACGAGGAGCAGCATTACTTTGCACGTAACGAACCATTCAAGAAGCCATGGGTGAAAAAGCCAAACCCTCTCTAAAGATAAGAAACATAAATATGATCGTCTGTGGCGATACGACAAAAGAAAGATTATTTTCTCACCAAACACTCAACATCAGAGGAGTTGACGTCCAAACTTCAACACTAGCTTCGCCGttagtttctgtttgtgttgacacAACACGGGCGCCGTTTGATGACGTCACAGTGGGTCGCAGTTTCACTCAAACGTCATTTTACGACCGTTTCTGGAGGAAAATACAATCTGAATTCACTAAACTTAagttttgtaaaaagaaaaaaaaaagatttgattataattaattattattattataatttcttGTACATCATTGAAACTTGTCTGAAACACATCAAAAATGTTCTACTTAAGGAAACACAAAGTCTCAGCATTTGGAAttagtatttattattgtttttaaactttctttattgttattattgaatTTTTGTCAACAAAGATGTTCCAAGATGCCCCAAACTGAATGtgaaattaacaacattaaaaacagataatgaatcAATGTGAAAAAGactctttttttcattgaatttaCCACTATTTTGGATATGACTTGGCTATATGGCCAGCTTAATTGAgattttttcaaaatgtcaccatAATTAGATGGAAAATGGTCCAGTTCAGCCAGATTtgatctttatctttatctttacatTGAACCTAAAACCTAAAATTGATAAGCAACTAGTCCAGATTTCATCTTTATCTATATCTGAATAtaaacagatgtttgtttgttttttcaaatccaatcaatcaatccaACCAACTAATCTACAAGCCATCAATAGAAACAAGACACCAGAATATAGATAGTTTCATTTCAGTCCACAAAGTCTCAGCTCTGTTGCGATTGTTTAATCTCTGAGATAAAACTGCCATCATATCAAATAGAAACACACTAAAAGAATGAGAAGACAAATCActattttcaaaaataattgttttgtgatggttgtttttcttcttgccaTGACACTCTCTGACTGGAGAGCACATAGTTCAccatccttttctttttaaactgcaGAGGGAAGATGATGGGAGATTGATTCAGATTACATAAGGCTGCAGGAGGTCGAGGAGGCAGCaggtggtaaaaaaaacaagaggaggtAGAGAATATAATGAGTAGAGAAATAGGAGGAGGGAAATTGGTTTGGACTGGAAGGCAGGGGGCCCACCTAGGGACAGATATAAAAAGGATAATATGAGATTCAGGAGGAAGACATCAGAGAgtagaaaagacagaaacacagaaatgtgtttggaCTGAAATGTGAAGGAAAATCCGGGAAGACGGCCGCTGAAAACAAGGCTCAGgatgtaaaagaagaaaagcaccAGATGAACTTCGTTAACCCAGTGAAGTCTCATTATAACAGAGTTAGAGAAGTTCACCCAACTTTCTTTCACCTGAAAACTAATTTTGGGTTTGGCTCCATCTGTTGCCAGGCCATCTGTTTTATTCTGGCAACACCTGAAGGGGACTCATACAGAGAAGAGGCTGCAGCATAAAGGACACCTGTAACTCTCTGACACCTGAGGAGAAGATGGACACAATCTTTCCAGATTCATATTCTTCATCTATGTTTGTTTAGTTACCTGACATTGTGTATTACTGTTTATCTGCATACACATCTGTTGCATCTTGGTTCATCCTGGAGGAAGATTCTgatcctctgttgctcttcctcaattttctttctgttttttcattaaaGGTTTTGTTGGGGGGAGTTTTCCTTTTCCTAATCGAGGGTTGAAGATAGAGGGTGTTGTAGCTGTACAGATTGCAACACCCTTTGAGaaacatttgtgattttgggcttcATAAAGAAAATTGACTTGACACATGTTTACTCTTATGAgtttagagacagacagagagaaagactttaagtgaaagtactcatttcatgtcatttaaatTAAGTCATGCATCTAtatgtaattgctgccaaaaaAATTGTAATAACCCGTATAAATGTAATACTAAGTCttattatttaaaagaaatataaacattGTCCATATGTAAAATCATATTATTACATTAACtgcaatacaatataatatgatgtaataataaaatggaCTTATGGTACATTATGTACCATAAATTACAAGTAAACTACAAGCCTTATAAAGTGAATATTAGCAGGTGTTTAATAATGTGATTTTATAATAAAATTTTCAGACAatttttaacaatttatttcagggtttttttcacactttcaaaCCAAAAATTGTGACATTTCATTACGTTTAGACAAGTTATTGTTACTCTTAGttaaattaatgattaataactttctgttgtttttataattaaccagcagatggcagcaagGGACAGcaaacaaaattatagaattataatacatccatggtccATACTAATtctgtatataaaaaatatcaGCAGATGTGGCCTGATACATACAAAGCAGAGCTTTCTGCAGTAAGTTCAAGTCAATAGGATCCAGAAGtcatttcatgtaaaaaaaaattcagcATTTGTTGACGTGCCAAGCTGCAAACTCCAGGTCCGctttagaaaataataaagcCATTTCCAATTAAATGATCTCCACTCTTCCAGGAATCAAGTAATTATTACCAATATATTCTCAATTGTAGAAGAAACCAGTCATTTTACACATTTGGCTGATTTTGTTCTTTCTTGATTCAAGAAATTCACGACTCACACTGAAGAAggacttgacttttttttttttagcatattCTCACATTTTCAGCTGGGAGATGCAATTACCTACTTTTATATCATTATCAGCTCCTCAGGCTTGTTCTGATAGCTCTACCTCAGCCACTCTCAAGTCCTGACAGAATTACACACTAATGAGGCATTAAAACTTTCTCTCCTTGATTTCTTCCCTTCATATTCGTTTGATTCGTGTTTAATTTTAGATGTAAAGAGCTGATATTTAGTGCAGCACTGAACCCGTCCTCCATCCACTGAGTCTGGGTACACAACTTCCTATTACCATttagtttcacttcattatttcaCTACTTTCACTACTTCGTCTGTAACCAGTCtataaaaatgtctgaaaacacacatttacaagagacaagttcaacattttgaagcTCAGATTCTGTGGGATGTCCCTTTAGGTGctatgacaaaagaaaacaggaaagcaGTCAAGTATGAACAATTTTATATACAGATTTTCAGTTTAGGAAAAGGAACATAAGTATAAAGGCTCTATACTGTACAGGTCGTTTTAATACATCAcattgaaaacatacagtagatctCTGAACAACCCAAGAAAATATGGATTGCTTTGaatcccagacacacacatttcccagaAGTAGTCCGAAATGGACTCATAGCAActtcatttgaaattaaaactgTACATACAGATGATCATTTAAAAACCTCCTCTGTTACTTGTTAAACTGACCTACAGGTTGTGTGGTCCATAAACTGATAGTTCTTATGATGAGCCATTCTTTCTGACTGGCAGTGACGACTATTCGTACACACTCGATGTCAAAGCCGATCTTGTGGTCCACATTGTCGACCTCAATGCTTCCGCCTTTGAACTCTCCTAATGTGATGTAGGACGTGCACTGCCTTCCCTGTTTAGTTTCCACAGACTTCTGTCCTACTTCCAGAGCTCCGTGATGAAGAATGTCAttttgtctgtcctctgtgcCCGTCACAATTTTAATTCTGCTGATTTTAGTTGATTTGTTAAAGATTATGACAAAGAAATCTCCAGTGCACGGAGGCTTCCCCCAGAAATACTCGTCAACGATACTGCTGTACGCCTTGGTGGCGTCGTAGTTCTCAAAGACGTTGATGTTTGTGTAAAGGTTGGCAGGAGGGTTGTCAGGAATGTCTATGGAGTCTTCCTCGAAGTCGTCGTCCTTCAGCTTGTTCTCTGCTCCTTTGTAAGAGGAGTAGTAGCCCATGTGCTGGAACAGCGAGGGCTTGAAGCGGATCACGTCCTTCTGGGCCAGCAGACCTCTGAAGTGGATGAGGAGCCAGTCGCAGGGCATTTCCTGGTAGAacatgaggaggaaatgagCCAGACGGGGCAGGTCTTTGGAGTGGTACAGCTTCCCGATGTAGCCCAGCTTGGAGAACTCCAGCATCACCCAGTAGGAACCTTCTCTGGAGGTGATCACCTTCTTCAGCGCCGTCAGGAAGTTCCTGGAGCAGCGCACGTCGTCCTCTAACATCATGTAGAAGTGAGAGAGGTTTGTGCAGAAGTTGAGGAGGAAAGCGTAGTCCACGTTCTGCTTGGAACGGAACCGGACCCGGTCCTCCGGGTCGTTGTAGTTCCTTTTCAACCCATCTAAAGATGGATAGTACTCCTCAGGGGCCTGGATCACCAGGAGGCGTCCAGCTATGATGTGGTGAGCAAACTTCCTGGTGATTTCCTGCACCAGGTTCTCACACCAGACGAGGTCAAAGTCTGCCAGGTGGACCACAACCACAATCTCTTTCAGTTCCTCGTAACTGGACTGATCAAAGATGGATTTGATCGTCTCCAGAAGGTAGttcccctttttcctcttgACAGATGACAAACCGATGGTAAGGTACTCTGTGAACAGAAATCACTTCAGTCACTTCATTATGGAACAAGATCCTGAAAAACTTCTTGTCGGTGATTAAATATGTTCGGACTTTAACATGAAAGTAGCATCATCTTGGTAGAAACACCTACTTTTGCGTGGCAAAGGGATTCCTGCAAGGTAGCGATACGTCACATTAATAGTTCCAGAGAAATTAGACAGATCTCTGAACGTGTGAACGTATCTCTCAGAGTTCGCAGGATGCATCAGCGTCTCTCCcagctgtgttttctcagcCTCCTAAAATGACGAATACAAGAACACATCGAGTAAAAGACACAAGTGGACAGAAGCATTCAAAGACCATCGTCACAATGTTTTGGAGACAGAGAAATCTTACCAGCACGTATCCATCATCCATGTAAAGATTGAAGAAGAGCAGAAAGGTGATGAGGAAGCCGAGGAAGGGGAACATGGATCGTTTCCTGAAACACCTCATCTTGTCCACGGACTTCCACATGAGCCTCGAGATCACGCTTCTCACTGCAGGAGAtcacagataaaacagaaagtTGTGAACAAAGGCGCGTGAGAGCGTGTTCGCATGACGAGCTACATACTCTCTTATTTAATCCATGTGGACTTTTGGGTTGTGACATTGATATTAAAGATTAGTCGAAGGCTTCTGTGAACGGAATAACAAAGAGCTGCTTTCATCAAAAAGAATCAGGACTGCCTCATTTCACAGAGCAGAAGGGatattttactgaaacaaaaagTGCTAAAAGATGCCATTCAAGTATCATAGCGCTGGAACAATTAGTTGATGAATGAATTAGTCAGGAAACAAATTAACAACATATTAGGTTACAGATTCATGATTTATGTAAtttaacaaggaaaaaaaaagccaaaaattcactggtttcagctcctcaaatgtgagagtttgcagcttttctcttcttttataTTGATGCAACTGACTTTCTCAAGcttgttttatgcttttattagACAGTTTTCAGTTGAGATGGAGACAAGAAAcatggggagagaaagagggtatgacatgcaacaacgGTCCCCAGTTATGTGGTACTTTATAGGCTAACGTATTAGCAACCTATTGCCTAGCATCCAGCAGATAAGGACAATGACGCTTATTGGGAGTCGGGTTTCTGGCCATGCGATGAATGTAAGTTCAATATTCGTCGACTCCGgagggaaatatgtggctcttCAGCTCCTCAATGCTCCGCTACGTTCACCAGTTAGTCGCTAACTTTGCCGGTCTGTCGTTTTGCAGCGTTCAGTGTGTTTATCGGAGCCTTTTTGCTGTAAACAGggttgatgagagctgtgagactgaaccgtaataccaaaacaatgagctgaaagatgctaaaacgtcCCTGAGAGCCGAAAGGAACTGGAGAGTCGGAAGATAATTCTCTGCGGGGTTGTCACTCTGAGCCATTCCCTTCACTTGATcctttgttaatataaaaaatattgattagtgcagctttaattaaaatttGCAGCCCTGAGGTATCAATCATAAAGCTGGACGGATATCCATCTTTAATTGGGTTATGATGAGGTACTCGGCATGACAGATGTGGCCCGACGGCGCTGACACAGAGATAATACAGAAGGCTGATTTCAAGGTATATCATCGGATTAAGTAAAATGGATCTAATAATGGATCATTTTCGCTAATCTAACCGCTCGCATGGCGAAACGTCAGTCATCCGTTCGGTTCGTACGAGCCAGATGATGTTTCAAAACTGTGacatttgacagaaaacaaatgccCCGTCGCTGTGATGTTTACTCGTATTGTTGACAGTCTTTGAACCAAAAAAGAATTGCACTGCTCACTATCTGTCCTATTTGGCACCTCATCTAAAAAAACTACTGATCCCATGACACCCTCCCTAATTCTGATATTGCGTAACACAAAAACGCAGCCTTCGATGTGAGAAGCCGTGAGCTCCCCGGTGACAGGGACAATTTCGGCCTGTGCGCCTGCCGCTGGGCCCAATAACTCAATAAACAACTTATTATTCGTTGTGTTATTCATTGCTTGAGTTCCATTTTAGGGGGGAAAATCATCTGCCATCTGCCAGAGAAGTGAgccattttgtgtctctgtcacaAAAAAGCTCCACGGTTGCACCTGAGAGATGCAGCGAAGAGTAAGTGGAAACACAATGACAGCTGGGAGTCAATATTATGAAAGTCCTCACAAAAaagcacctacacacacacacacacacacactcgcacacacacactcgcacacactaTTATTAGAGATAGCCGCCTGCAAAATCAGATACTGAGACGACGAGAGAATATCTAACAAGGCGAAATAATGGCCACATGCTTTCTCTGCGAGAGAAAATGCTGCTcagaaattagatttttgtttgctttctctgaGTGAAtctaaacaacaaacaagcctCCCATAGGTCACGTACATTTATATGGAAATGAAGGTACGTCTATGAATAAATAAGCACCATTTGTTGGGtctatttgcttttgtttacaaTGCTTCTCTGccaagttgttttttgttttttatttttttttcccctcagcaaAATTATCAGCGCGTGTGCCCGGTGAGCTCATTTCTACGACTGAAGTCATTTCAGATTAGAGCCAGTCAAATAACAACAGGTGGAGAGGAATACCAATGAGTCCCAGCATTAAAAAGCGTTGCATGTCCCATAGGAGCGTTTATCTTTACGAGTGCACATTAACAGCAGGCTCTCCAGAACAGACAATGAGCGGAGATTTGTCCTGTCCACCAAGCTTTTGTTTAATAACTGTAAactccacagaaaaaaaaaagggggaattACAACAGTACTTAGTATTAGTACCAGCCTGGCTGCTCTCTTGGATTACAGGTAAATCTTCTGGATGAAACGTTAAGTTCATCGGATGATTCAAAGTAATTTCTCAGTCCATTAATGTTTTCAGGATCTATATCTAAACAGCTTGAAGGCAAATTATGCTTATTGGCACAGGCGAAATTTAAAACAGGAGTACTGTACGACTCTCTTAAACTGCACATTAAGGCTGCCAGCAGCGCTCTGTTTATCCTGCAGTCGTGACTCAATATGGAATTAACCCAGTCTGTCCTGACATACCTTAACCATTGTTTACTTGCCATAACCACTTCTTTTCCCAATCCCTATCTTTCCTTAACTTTGCCTCTAACGCGGTCGCCATCTGCAGATATTTTAGAAATCAAGAATTTTCAAAAGGGCAAATGgaaatgtcctctgaagtggtGGAACccacaacctggcaaccacCAATCACACGTTTTAATTCCCTCATGAAACAGAAGCAACATAATTACTTCCTGCCTCACTCAACTACATAAAAGTACATCAAATAACATCATTGCAGTCAACAACTTCCCTGTTTTCTGTGATTCAACTTTAACAAGCCGCTGGGAGTCTGGGGCACATTGTTCAGGAAATGAACtactttgttctgtttgttctgtcaCAAGCTGAGTAGTTCTACCTTCgatgagtaaactgatcttcataTGTAAAATCAGCGGCTCTTCCGGGGTTTTGCAGCATCATCCGATATCGACGTTTTCAGCTCATATAAACCACAATGTGATGCAACAACGACAGAAAGCACAGCTGAAACGTGgttcaaacaaacagagcaaCCTCAGGTGTGCCGGTGTGATTCTGCACAttcatgcattttgttttcaacatcCCTGTCAGTTCATATTGGAGACAGATCCTGAAACGAAGTTCAACAGCAAAGAAATGTCTGATTTGAGCAGTAATTTGGAAAGTTGGCAGCCTGCAGCCTGAATGAAAGTTAGAGGAGACTCGTGGCTGCAGGGTTTCAGAGTCAATAACGACACCGTCTGTGAAAGTCTGATTGTGCAAAATGAATGAGTAATGCTTTGAATTCAACCACTTCCATCAAGGTGCCCTTCAGCAAGGCACTTAATCCCCATTtgcgtcagcagcagcagcagcagcagcaaagtctCCACCAGTACGGTGACTGTGGTGGTTGTACTGGGAGGCTCCCAAGTGTAACTGCATGAAATGCTGAAACAGTCTGCTCTCTCAGCAAAAACCTTCCCTGCAtgaattaagaaataaaaaagatggaTGGGACACTTGTTGCTGCAGAGACAAAGCGCCGTGAGACTCCACAGCGATGCGTCTACGTGACAGCTGGCTCACATCATCGACTCAACGAACATGATTTGAAGTAGTTAAAGCGTTTACTGTAGTTTGACCATGAGGTGACTGTTTTTATGAGCTGCTTCTGCTGTGAGCTCTGTGCAGACAGAAGACATGCTAATCTGAGTACAAGAGGACGGCTTTAAATACTAATGGAGGAGGGAATGCACCAAACCACATTGGGAGGTGGTTGTAAACTCACGTGTCCGTAATCCAGTTTGTATTTTAGTGTAAAGAGCCgcttaaagtaaagaaaaatataaaactgacgTTGTAGTTGTGTGTTTCCATGATTTCATCCGTATGAGGGACAGAATTCAGAAAGACTAGATGATGAACAGTGTTGACGaaacaatgttttaaatgacaaattCTACAATTTGTTAAAGAAAGCATGATGAGATAAGAATCTTCATCACTCATCACACTCATTTATAATCCGATGTTTGTATTTCTTACAGGATAAGGCTGGcgttgttttatatttttctaatcgtcaacaaataaaaaaagtgttagTTCGTCCTTTAATAGTTTCCGACTAGCCTAcgtggctctcagctccaagcccataTGTTTCTATTGGAGACAAAATATATAgttagattttttaaaaaaaaggctaaatcatttcctgaaacagctggccactgCAGATCTTAGTGAACGtgttgttggggactattttcagctgtggattaatacacattcggtgctcttgtgagtatttggcagcaggacggtgtgtgtgggattcAGTCAAAACAAACTGGCACAGAGGCATAAAATGTTGCATATCAGCCTTTGGACACATaaacaatacttgttagtaggatcaagTCATCATTATTTCTGGTCTGTTCGTGGGATTTGTTTTACTATGCGAGGCAGCTGGAGATCGCTGGAGAATCCATCTTGCCAGGCTTCAAGATATGCGCTTGTGGCTGAACCACAGTGGCTCGGACCAATGAGGAGCTACTGGCAGCTACAGGCCTGGTTTAGGTGTGACGACGGCGTGAAGCGAGGGCCTTTTCTGCGTACCTTGTCCTCACGAAGACGGCAAGTATCGTCCACCGACATGCTAACAACATAGCGAGCTACGCTGACTACTTTCTAGCTTCCAAAGTTCCTCagactgcagcttgttgttgtgtttcctctttggcgcgatctgattggttgaagaTAGATGGTTCATCCAATCATGACTCATCAGTGCCAGCCCTTTTCCAAACAGGATGACTTCTCAGAGGGTTCAGTGTAACAAACCACCTGTCTCGTCATGTTAAGAACAATATAGAATATTTCCAGCCGtatcttttaacattttaaagtaactTTATTTGTGCTGTAATAAACTCTGTTTTTATAATGTTGTTTTACACTTTATTCATGTTGCTAAATGATTTG from Enoplosus armatus isolate fEnoArm2 chromosome 6, fEnoArm2.hap1, whole genome shotgun sequence includes:
- the LOC139286210 gene encoding alpha-1,3-mannosyl-glycoprotein 4-beta-N-acetylglucosaminyltransferase C-like, producing the protein MASQFIRGLLCHFMHIKDPCQPTERTEETLPQTANNLPTSAVRSVISRLMWKSVDKMRCFRKRSMFPFLGFLITFLLFFNLYMDDGYVLEAEKTQLGETLMHPANSERYVHTFRDLSNFSGTINVTYRYLAGIPLPRKKYLTIGLSSVKRKKGNYLLETIKSIFDQSSYEELKEIVVVVHLADFDLVWCENLVQEITRKFAHHIIAGRLLVIQAPEEYYPSLDGLKRNYNDPEDRVRFRSKQNVDYAFLLNFCTNLSHFYMMLEDDVRCSRNFLTALKKVITSREGSYWVMLEFSKLGYIGKLYHSKDLPRLAHFLLMFYQEMPCDWLLIHFRGLLAQKDVIRFKPSLFQHMGYYSSYKGAENKLKDDDFEEDSIDIPDNPPANLYTNINVFENYDATKAYSSIVDEYFWGKPPCTGDFFVIIFNKSTKISRIKIVTGTEDRQNDILHHGALEVGQKSVETKQGRQCTSYITLGEFKGGSIEVDNVDHKIGFDIECVRIVVTASQKEWLIIRTISLWTTQPVGQFNK